A genomic segment from Glycine max cultivar Williams 82 chromosome 1, Glycine_max_v4.0, whole genome shotgun sequence encodes:
- the LOC100798066 gene encoding vacuolar protein sorting-associated protein 25 isoform X2 codes for MQKLGGFKLPPFFNYPPYFTLQPVRDTREKQIQLWKDLILDFCKTQKIFVIGLEEEFPLFTNHGIERSLTHEAREAFLSALVSEEWMDKGHRKCLILWYRLQDWADILIQFAKNNGLEDGVVTVEEIRTGTESQGTDLHGIDRTILNRALKLLEQKGKLVVFKGTSTDDEGVKFSI; via the exons ATGCAGAAATTGGGAGGGTTCAAACTACCACCTTTCTTCAATTACCCACCTTATTTCAC TTTGCAGCCAGTAAGAGACACGAGAGAGAAGCAGATACAACTATGGAAAGAtctaattttagatttttgtaAAACACAGAAGATATTTGTAATTGGGCTTGAAGAAGAATTTCCTCTATTTACAAATCATGGAATTGAAA GGTCTCTTACTCATGAAGCCAGAGAAGCTTTCCTTTCTGCATTAGTGTCTGAAG AATGGATGGATAAAGGACATAGGAAATGTCTTATTCTCTGGTATCGGCTTCAAGATTGGGCTGACATTTTAATACAGTTT GCAAAAAATAATGGGCTGGAAGATGGTGTTGTCACAGTAGAAGAAATACGAACAGGGACCGAATCTCAAGGAACAG ATCTTCATGGAATAGATCGAACTATTTTGAATCGTGCACTGAAACTATTAGAACAGAAGGGAAAACTTGTGGTCTTTAAAGGAACTTCAACTGATGATGAAGGAGTTAAATTTTCTATATAa
- the LOC100798066 gene encoding vacuolar protein sorting-associated protein 25 isoform X3 → MQKLGGFKLPPFFNYPPYFTLQPVRDTREKQIQLWKDLILDFCKTQKIFVIGLEEEFPLFTNHGIERSLTHEAREAFLSALVSEGRAEWMDKGHRKCLILWYRLQDWADILIQFAKNNGLEDGVVTVEEIRTGTESQGTGTMCMIFPGG, encoded by the exons ATGCAGAAATTGGGAGGGTTCAAACTACCACCTTTCTTCAATTACCCACCTTATTTCAC TTTGCAGCCAGTAAGAGACACGAGAGAGAAGCAGATACAACTATGGAAAGAtctaattttagatttttgtaAAACACAGAAGATATTTGTAATTGGGCTTGAAGAAGAATTTCCTCTATTTACAAATCATGGAATTGAAA GGTCTCTTACTCATGAAGCCAGAGAAGCTTTCCTTTCTGCATTAGTGTCTGAAG GACGTGCAGAATGGATGGATAAAGGACATAGGAAATGTCTTATTCTCTGGTATCGGCTTCAAGATTGGGCTGACATTTTAATACAGTTT GCAAAAAATAATGGGCTGGAAGATGGTGTTGTCACAGTAGAAGAAATACGAACAGGGACCGAATCTCAAGGAACAG gGACAATGTGCATGATTTTTCCTGGAGGATAA
- the LOC100798066 gene encoding vacuolar protein sorting-associated protein 25 isoform X1: protein MQKLGGFKLPPFFNYPPYFTLQPVRDTREKQIQLWKDLILDFCKTQKIFVIGLEEEFPLFTNHGIERSLTHEAREAFLSALVSEGRAEWMDKGHRKCLILWYRLQDWADILIQFAKNNGLEDGVVTVEEIRTGTESQGTDLHGIDRTILNRALKLLEQKGKLVVFKGTSTDDEGVKFSI from the exons ATGCAGAAATTGGGAGGGTTCAAACTACCACCTTTCTTCAATTACCCACCTTATTTCAC TTTGCAGCCAGTAAGAGACACGAGAGAGAAGCAGATACAACTATGGAAAGAtctaattttagatttttgtaAAACACAGAAGATATTTGTAATTGGGCTTGAAGAAGAATTTCCTCTATTTACAAATCATGGAATTGAAA GGTCTCTTACTCATGAAGCCAGAGAAGCTTTCCTTTCTGCATTAGTGTCTGAAG GACGTGCAGAATGGATGGATAAAGGACATAGGAAATGTCTTATTCTCTGGTATCGGCTTCAAGATTGGGCTGACATTTTAATACAGTTT GCAAAAAATAATGGGCTGGAAGATGGTGTTGTCACAGTAGAAGAAATACGAACAGGGACCGAATCTCAAGGAACAG ATCTTCATGGAATAGATCGAACTATTTTGAATCGTGCACTGAAACTATTAGAACAGAAGGGAAAACTTGTGGTCTTTAAAGGAACTTCAACTGATGATGAAGGAGTTAAATTTTCTATATAa
- the LOC100806409 gene encoding uncharacterized protein: MVLSKVVKKVTGRLEQMQPEAPKNTMQVVFMLAEAMRYGYTETLGTWNLFDLPTAIIHAVTDKDKKTVASECDERSDCVQLKAPGVLDELYEVKKLLTRAMLFSSRKRFGAFLFAAGFAKEDVLLRKRTARILKPAFTVIRDKESKCLFVFIRGTRSIKDTLTDAIAAPIPFSHRFISSDGKLRRNNTVSGHAHRGMVTAARWIRRHCTSTLLDALQENPDFKIKIIGHSLGGGTAALLTFMLREMKQFSSCTCVTFGPAACMTLELAEFGKPFITSIINGYDIVPTLSASSVHDFIYKGRIKDKNILTAVGSRLSFAKAITGHAVTRCTQVVKKHQQRTQSLLPCSQRENIETSDDLVKASQSWETSCETLLTEEHVIIESVSDDEEYNSSSEGSDGDDDDSDDDKDKLSNIHAKDKEATTTKNITEEESVCPVPTSVNLDRHPLYPPGKIMHIVPENNNSNRKYPDKKRIYLYETPTQFYGKLRFSRGIILDHLTKKYLKKLQQLINQLEKEQSKFGGL; the protein is encoded by the exons ATGGTTTTATCAAAAGTGGTTAAGAAGGTTACCGGAAGGCTTGAACAGATGCAGCCTGAGGCGCCCAAAAACACTATGCAAGTTGTGTTCATGTTAGCAGAAGCCATGAGGTACGGTTACACCGAGACACTGGGTACATGGAACCTCTTCGACTTGCCCACAGCCATCATTCACGCTGTCACGGACAAG GATAAGAAAACAGTTGCAAGTGAATGCGATGAAAGAAGTGATTGTGTGCAGCTGAAAGCCCCAGGAGTCTTGGATGAGTTATATGAGGTGAAGAAATTGTTGACACGGGCCATGCTTTTCAGTAGCAGAAAACGGTTTGGAGCATTTTTATTTGCTGCTGGATTCGCCAAGGAGGATGTCCTCCTAAGAAAGAGAACAGCTCGG ATTCTAAAGCCGGCATTCACAGTGATACGTGataaagaatcaaaatgttTGTTTGTGTTCATCCGTGGAACTCGTAGCATAAAAGACACTCTCACAGATGCAATTGCTGCTCCCATCCCCTTCAGTCATAGATTCATTAGCAGTGATGGTAAGCTGAGAAGGAACAACACGGTTTCTGGACATGCACACCGTGGTATGGTTACTGCAGCTCGTTGGATTAGAAGACACTGCACCTCTACACTACTTGATGCTCTTCAAGAAAATCCCGACTTCAAAATCAAG ATCATTGGGCATTCACTTGGTGGTGGTACTGCTGCACTGTTGACATTTATGCTTAGAGAAATGAAGCAGTTCTCTTCATGTACTTGTGTAACGTTTGGACCAG CTGCGTGTATGACATTGGAGTTAGCCGAATTCGGGAAGCCCTTTATCACTTCCATTATAAATGGTTATGACATAGTGCCTACATTGTCAGCTTCTTCTGTTCACGATTTCATTTACAAG GGTCGGATTAAGGATAAAAACATCCTAACTGCAGTTGGATCTCGCTTATCATTTGCGAAAGCCATCACAGGACATGCAGTAACTCGTTGCACCCAG GTTGTGAAGAAGCATCAACAAAGAACTCAATCTTTGTTACCCTGCTCCCAACGTGAGAATATTGAAACATCAGATGACTTGGTTAAGGCTTCTCAATCATGGGAGACAAGTTGTGAAACTCTTTTGACTGAAGAACACGTAATCATAGAGTCTGTGTCGGATGATGAAGAATATAATTCTTCTAGTGAAGGATCTGACGGTGATGATGATGACTCAGATGATGATAAAGACAAATTGTCTAACATTCATGCTAAGGACAAAGAAGCAACCACAACAAAAAACATCACTGAAGAAGAGAGTGTTTGTCCTGTTCCAACATCAGTCAACTTGGATAGACATCCTCTTTATCCTCCAGGAAAAATCATGCACATTGTCcctgaaaataataattcaaaccGCAAGTATCCTGATAAGAAACGCATCTACTTATATGAAACACCTACACAATTTTATGGAAAGCTCAGATTTTCAAGAGGGATTATTCTGGATCATCTCACGAAGAAGTATTTGAAGAAGTTACAGCAATTAATCAATCAACTAGAGAAAGAGCAGTCCAAATTTGGCGGATTATGA
- the LOC100808014 gene encoding uncharacterized protein — protein MEVKNEKKAPSVERRHIEAPKNLMEVVSILTEAIKSLGYKEKWHILNLPIAIASAVLDMGKKTVARECGERSDCVQLKAPEVIKELYEIKKLLTRTLLFSRKRFHGFLFAAGFDKEDVLLRKRTARILRPVFTVIRDIESKSVLVFIRGTRSLNDTLTAALCAPVSFEHRRNNNIVSGHAHRGMVAAAYWILDYCTPVLKKALDQYPHFKIKIVGHSLGGGTAALLTFKLREIQEFSSSTCVTFGPAACMTLELAEFGKPFIISIINGYDIVPTLSVSSVHDFISEGRDRSNDQNILTAVRSHIPIAKAIAGHAITRCTEVVKKHKHGTRSLLPWHIRENIDSSPSSKSDNIAEAYGSSETNFESLLTEEHLIMESMSDDDEYNSSSEGSDGDDSDGDEDELSNKVGKLKLGKEVATNKNIAEEESDCPITTSSRRRLYPPGRIMHIIPIAHSSENPNSNHNGCDEKHVSLYETPRELYGKLRLSRRMILDHKSNKYLKVLQQLINQLEKESFKYHGG, from the exons ATGGAGgtgaagaatgaaaagaaagccCCGAGTGTTGAAAGGAGGCATATTGAGGCGCCCAAAAATTTGATGGAGGTAGTGTCCATATTAACGGAAGCCATAAAGTCGCTCGGTTACAAGGAGAAATGGCACATCCTCAACTTGCCCATAGCCATTGCTTCCGCTGTGTTGGACATG GGTAAGAAAACAGTTGCAAGAGAATGCGGTGAAAGAAGTGATTGTGTACAGCTGAAGGCCCCCGAAGTCATAAAGGAGTTATATGAGATAAAGAAATTGTTGACACGGACCTTGCTTTTCAGCAGAAAACGGTTTCATGGGTTCTTATTTGCTGCTGGATTCGACAAGGAGGATGTCCTCCTAAGAAAGAGAACAGCTCGG ATTCTAAGGCCAGTTTTCACAGTTATACGTGATATAGAATCAAAAAGTGTGTTGGTGTTTATTCGGGGAACTCGTAGCCTAAACGACACGCTAACAGCTGCACTCTGTGCTCCCGTCTCCTTCGAGCATAGGAGGAACAACAACATTGTTTCAGGACATGCACACCGTGGTATGGTTGCTGCAGCTTATTGGATTCTAGACTACTGCACTCCTGTACTAAAAAAGGCTCTTGATCAATACCCCCACTTCAAAATCAAG ATCGTTGGGCACTCGCTTGGTGGTGGTACCGCTGCACTGCTGACATTTAAGCTAAGAGAAATACAAGAGTTCTCTTCAAGCACTTGTGTCACGTTTGGCCCAG cTGCCTGTATGACATTGGAGTTAGCCGAATTTGGGAAGCCCTTTATCATTTCCATTATCAATGGTTATGACATAGTGCCTACATTGTCAGTTTCTTCTGTTCATGATTTCATTTCTGAG GGTCGCGATCGGAGCAATGATCAAAACATCCTAACCGCAGTTAGATCTCACATACCAATCGCAAAAGCCATTGCAGGACATGCAATAACCCGCTGCACAGAG GTTGTGAAGAAACATAAACACGGAACTCGCTCATTGCTTCCCTGGCACATACGTGAGAATATTGACTCATCGCCAAGCTCAAAATCAGATAACATAGCTGAAGCTTATGGATCATCTGAGACAAATTTTGAATCTCTCTTGACTGAAGAGCACTTAATCATGGAGTCTATGTCAGATGATGACGAATATAATTCTTCTAGTGAAGGATCTGACGGTGATGACTCCGATGGCGACGAAGACGAATTGTCGAATAAAGTGGGGAAGCTTAAACTGGGAAAAGAAGTAGCCACAAACAAAAACATAGCTGAAGAAGAGAGTGATTGTCCAATCACAACATCAAGTAGACGTCGTCTTTATCCTCCCGGAAGGATCATGCATATTATTCCTATTGCACATTCGTCTGAAAATCCTAATTCAAACCACAATGGTTGTGATGAGAAACATGTTTCCCTATATGAAACGCCTAGAGAGCTCTATGGAAAGCTCAGACTTTCAAGAAGGATGATACTTGATCATAAGTCAAACAAGTATCTGAAGGTGTTACAACAATTAATCAATCAACTAGAGAAAGAGAGCTTCAAATATCATGGAGGATGA